TAAATGTATGCGAGTAAACGGTTTCATTGTCATATTAGTTCCTCCTTATTTGCCCTTTTATTCTATCACAGGAATGGTCCATGTCGGAAGTCAGACCTCTGTTATGCACGAGGATGAAATTGCGAGTAGACATCTTTTAAGCGCGTCTTGCTGACATGGGTATAAATTTGCGTGGTTGAAATATCCGCGTGTCCCAGCATTTCCTGTACGGCACGCAAATCTGCGCCATTCTCGATCAAATGGGTCGCGAATGAATGACGCAAAGTATGCGGCGTCAATTCCTTTTGAATCCCCGCTTTTTTGGCGTGCTGTTTCAATAATTTCCAAAATCCCTGCCTGGTCAGTCGTTTTCCTCTTTGGTTAATGAACAAAGCATCCGTTTTTTCCACTGGATTTCGCAATGCAAGACGACCCGATTCAAGGTATTGACGGTTCGCCTCAAGTGCTGCTCTGCCAAGCGGAATGATGCGCTCTTTTCCACCTTTGCCCACGCACCGGACAAATCCCATTGTCAGATGGACATCCTCAATGTCCAAATTGATGCATTCACTAACTCGCATGCCACTTGCATAAAGTAATTCCAGCATGGCTCGGTCCCGCAGCCCGTTAGCTTTTGACGTATCCGGCGAATTCAATAAAGCATCAATTTCTTCTATAGAGAGGATATTCGGCAACTTCTTATCCATTTGGGGCATTTCCAAATGTACGGTCGGATCCGAATCACTGCGCTTTTCCCTAATCAAAAACTGATGGAAGCTGCGGATTGAGGAAATATGCCTTGCCACCGTCCGCGAAGTTTTCGCCAGTTCCTGAAGATGGCGCAAG
This is a stretch of genomic DNA from Planococcus maritimus. It encodes these proteins:
- the xerD gene encoding site-specific tyrosine recombinase XerD, with translation MNDAKDALDDYLHFLRVERQLADNTLTSYERDLKVYIQYMSEVEQLESLGKIERVHILNHLRHLQELAKTSRTVARHISSIRSFHQFLIREKRSDSDPTVHLEMPQMDKKLPNILSIEEIDALLNSPDTSKANGLRDRAMLELLYASGMRVSECINLDIEDVHLTMGFVRCVGKGGKERIIPLGRAALEANRQYLESGRLALRNPVEKTDALFINQRGKRLTRQGFWKLLKQHAKKAGIQKELTPHTLRHSFATHLIENGADLRAVQEMLGHADISTTQIYTHVSKTRLKDVYSQFHPRA